Proteins co-encoded in one Flavobacteriaceae bacterium MAR_2009_75 genomic window:
- a CDS encoding glutamate-5-semialdehyde dehydrogenase, which produces MKLINTETKNKVLESMITILDRDRELIIEANKKDCDLFNKEDRAMYDRLVVNEKKVDGMITSVKEVLQQEDPVGKLKSERNLENGLKIMNKTAPFGTIMIIYESRPDVTIEAAVLAFKANNKILLKGGKEALHSNKVLENCWHKALEQNGLSKDWIQLLHMNRTETQEFLKNPPEKLDLIVPRGGERLIAFVKEHAKCAVLVSGRGNNFLYVDKDADWEKSLKVILNAKTHKISACNALDKILIDSALPSYEEKLKELDTFLSENGVSVLVDKETGAVLKNESVIQDEAIWHEEFLAMKCCIGTVNGLDDAIGKINKYSGGHSSTVMTDNKDNALKFMEQVDSAAVYHNASTRFTDGGAMGVGAELAISTDKLHHRGPLGLEQLVTNKYYVFGDGQIRN; this is translated from the coding sequence ATGAAGTTAATAAATACAGAAACTAAAAATAAAGTTCTAGAGTCAATGATCACAATTTTAGATCGAGACCGGGAACTTATTATAGAAGCGAACAAAAAAGATTGCGATTTATTCAATAAAGAAGATAGGGCAATGTATGATCGACTTGTAGTAAATGAAAAAAAAGTCGACGGCATGATAACTTCCGTGAAAGAGGTGTTACAACAAGAAGATCCCGTTGGAAAACTAAAATCGGAACGAAATTTAGAGAACGGGCTAAAAATCATGAATAAAACGGCGCCCTTTGGAACAATCATGATTATCTATGAATCACGACCCGATGTGACTATTGAAGCTGCAGTTCTAGCGTTCAAAGCCAATAATAAAATATTGCTTAAAGGGGGCAAAGAAGCTCTACACAGCAACAAGGTTTTAGAGAACTGCTGGCATAAAGCACTAGAACAAAATGGACTAAGTAAAGATTGGATTCAGTTGTTGCACATGAACCGTACGGAGACTCAGGAATTCTTGAAGAACCCTCCGGAGAAATTAGATTTAATTGTTCCTAGAGGTGGCGAACGCTTAATCGCTTTTGTCAAAGAGCACGCCAAGTGTGCTGTTCTGGTCAGCGGTAGAGGAAATAATTTTCTTTATGTTGATAAAGATGCTGATTGGGAGAAAAGCCTGAAAGTTATTCTTAATGCAAAAACACATAAAATCTCTGCTTGCAATGCCTTGGATAAAATTCTTATCGATTCAGCTTTGCCTTCTTATGAAGAAAAGCTTAAAGAACTTGATACCTTCTTGTCTGAAAATGGAGTATCAGTATTAGTTGATAAAGAAACCGGTGCCGTACTTAAAAACGAATCCGTTATTCAAGATGAAGCCATTTGGCACGAAGAGTTTTTAGCGATGAAATGTTGTATAGGTACCGTTAACGGATTAGATGATGCAATAGGGAAAATCAACAAGTATTCTGGCGGGCATTCTTCTACTGTTATGACAGATAACAAAGACAATGCACTTAAATTTATGGAGCAAGTTGATTCTGCAGCTGTTTACCACAATGCTTCTACCCGTTTCACCGATGGTGGAGCTATGGGGGTCGGTGCCGAATTGGCTATCAGTACAGATAAGTTGCACCATAGAGGCCCCTTAGGTCTAGAGCAATTGGTCACAAATAAATATTATGTATTTGGTGATGGCCAAATCAGAAATTAA
- a CDS encoding prolyl-tRNA synthetase, translating into MGKKLTKRSEDYSKWYNELVVGADLAENSGVRGCMVIKPYGFAIWEKMQAALDKMFKETGHENAYFPLFIPKSYLSKEASHVEGFAKECAVVTHYRLKNAEDGSGIIVDPEAKLEEELIVRPTSETIIWDTYRRWIQSYRDLPLLINQWANVVRWEMRTRLFLRTAEFLWQEGHTAHATEKEAIEEAEQMMNVYAEFAENHMAMPVIKGLKSESERFAGAVETYCIEALMQDGKALQAGTSHFLGQNFAKAFDVKFANKEGKQEHVWATSWGVSTRLMGALIMTHSDDNGLVLPPKLAPIQVVIVPIYKGLEQLDAISEKVNPLVKELRSKGISVKYDNRDTHKPGFKFNEYELKGVPVRLAIGQRDLANDTYEVARRDTLEKDTVPMDEVVDKIEFLLEDIQKNIYQKAFDFKASNITEVNSYEEFKSVLEDKGGFLSAHWDGTIETENKIKEETKATIRCVPIDAKIEEGSCIVTGKTSNKRVLFAKAY; encoded by the coding sequence ATGGGTAAAAAATTGACCAAGCGTAGCGAAGACTACTCAAAATGGTATAATGAGCTAGTAGTAGGAGCTGATTTAGCTGAAAATTCGGGGGTTCGGGGGTGTATGGTAATCAAGCCGTATGGTTTTGCGATATGGGAGAAAATGCAGGCCGCGCTAGATAAAATGTTCAAGGAAACAGGTCACGAAAACGCCTATTTTCCTTTGTTCATTCCTAAGTCATATCTAAGTAAAGAGGCAAGCCATGTCGAAGGTTTTGCTAAAGAATGTGCCGTGGTCACGCATTACCGATTGAAGAATGCGGAAGACGGAAGCGGAATTATCGTTGATCCCGAAGCCAAACTAGAAGAAGAGCTTATTGTAAGGCCTACCTCGGAAACAATTATTTGGGACACTTATCGCAGATGGATACAATCATATAGAGATTTACCTTTATTGATCAATCAATGGGCAAATGTGGTGCGATGGGAAATGCGTACTCGACTTTTTCTTCGCACAGCGGAATTTTTATGGCAAGAAGGGCATACGGCCCACGCTACCGAGAAGGAAGCTATCGAAGAAGCTGAGCAAATGATGAATGTGTATGCCGAATTTGCGGAAAATCATATGGCTATGCCTGTAATTAAGGGGTTGAAAAGTGAAAGTGAGCGCTTTGCAGGCGCTGTCGAAACCTATTGCATTGAAGCCTTGATGCAAGATGGTAAGGCTCTACAGGCGGGTACTTCTCACTTTTTAGGACAAAACTTTGCTAAGGCCTTCGATGTCAAATTTGCGAACAAAGAAGGTAAACAAGAGCATGTTTGGGCGACTTCTTGGGGAGTATCCACAAGATTGATGGGAGCCTTGATTATGACCCATAGTGATGATAATGGTTTGGTGCTGCCACCAAAGCTAGCTCCGATTCAAGTTGTTATAGTTCCTATTTATAAAGGACTTGAGCAATTGGATGCAATTTCTGAAAAAGTAAATCCGTTGGTGAAAGAGCTCCGGTCTAAGGGAATTTCAGTGAAGTATGATAATCGCGACACACATAAGCCAGGTTTTAAGTTCAACGAATATGAACTTAAGGGCGTGCCTGTACGTTTGGCAATCGGGCAAAGAGATTTGGCCAATGATACTTATGAAGTGGCACGACGTGATACATTGGAGAAGGATACTGTTCCTATGGATGAGGTGGTGGACAAAATTGAATTTTTGCTAGAAGACATTCAAAAGAATATTTATCAAAAGGCATTTGATTTTAAAGCTTCGAATATTACCGAGGTAAATTCATATGAAGAGTTTAAATCGGTCTTAGAGGACAAGGGAGGTTTTCTCTCTGCCCACTGGGACGGGACCATAGAGACCGAAAATAAGATAAAGGAAGAGACCAAGGCAACAATTCGATGTGTGCCAATAGACGCTAAAATTGAGGAAGGAAGCTGTATCGTAACAGGAAAAACATCAAATAAAAGGGTGCTCTTTGCAAAAGCTTATTAA
- a CDS encoding SSU ribosomal protein S20P — MANHKSALKRIRRNEAVRLRNRYQHKTTRNAIKKLRTEENKKDAEALLPSVVSMIDRLAKRNIIHSNKAANLKSKLAKHVAAL; from the coding sequence ATGGCAAATCACAAGTCAGCATTAAAAAGAATTAGAAGAAATGAAGCGGTTCGTTTACGTAACCGTTATCAGCACAAAACTACTCGTAACGCAATCAAGAAATTGCGTACTGAAGAGAACAAGAAAGATGCTGAGGCTTTATTACCAAGCGTTGTTAGTATGATCGACAGATTGGCAAAGCGTAACATCATTCATTCTAACAAAGCAGCTAACTTAAAAAGCAAGCTTGCAAAGCACGTAGCAGCATTATAA
- a CDS encoding gliding motility-associated-like protein — protein sequence MRLLLALSCVILFGIEMHAQNSPDCRTAIPVCADAPILGRADGRGDIDDFDPEVITETGCLEKGSVSNANIENNTSWYVFRAGTGGQVGFDIEALPVVGSSTVTAEWDFAVYGPDVDCTAIGTGQVEPIRCNYEVNATRFTGLGVNPEDGQTGAPSTTQNLNTYDEYLDVLPGEVYYILINNFNTNFDDEAEEFMLTFTGNSVEADQNTALDCTLRDEFLGLDITACEGDPDITLSALNSPAGPDIANVAWSVDFDDDGTIDQPLGSGPSATQISVSSPNSGRYFVDITTNAGGHVTDDILITYYGVPVLDRVDLLNTNLSLDPDMNNVEVIVDGDGDYEYAINEGEFQDDPIFNDVPPGVNTIVINDKNGCGTSEPEEFLVLGYPKFFTPNADGANDTWNVRGIETLSNAIVFVFDRYGKLLAQLDSNSEWDGTYNGKSMPSSDYWFRIEYQQDEDGILVAKNTKANFSLKR from the coding sequence ATGCGACTTCTATTAGCTCTAAGCTGCGTTATCCTATTTGGAATAGAGATGCACGCCCAAAATTCTCCTGATTGTCGAACCGCTATTCCGGTATGCGCCGATGCTCCTATTTTAGGGCGAGCAGATGGTCGAGGCGATATTGATGATTTTGATCCGGAAGTTATTACCGAAACGGGATGCTTGGAAAAAGGAAGTGTAAGCAACGCTAATATTGAGAATAATACATCGTGGTACGTTTTTCGTGCCGGTACTGGAGGTCAAGTCGGTTTTGATATTGAAGCGCTACCGGTTGTCGGTTCCAGTACAGTAACTGCCGAATGGGATTTTGCGGTCTATGGACCCGATGTTGATTGTACCGCTATTGGCACTGGCCAAGTAGAACCGATACGTTGCAATTATGAAGTAAACGCAACTCGCTTTACAGGGCTAGGGGTAAACCCCGAAGATGGTCAAACTGGCGCTCCTTCGACCACGCAGAACCTTAATACCTACGATGAATATCTCGATGTATTGCCCGGTGAAGTATACTATATACTGATTAACAATTTTAATACAAATTTCGACGATGAGGCCGAGGAGTTTATGTTGACCTTTACTGGTAATTCTGTAGAAGCAGACCAAAATACGGCACTTGATTGTACTTTAAGAGATGAATTTTTAGGGTTGGATATAACTGCATGCGAAGGTGATCCTGATATCACATTAAGCGCATTGAACTCCCCGGCTGGTCCCGACATCGCAAATGTGGCATGGAGTGTTGATTTTGATGACGATGGAACCATTGACCAGCCATTAGGTTCGGGACCATCAGCGACCCAAATATCGGTTTCAAGTCCGAATTCAGGAAGGTATTTTGTCGATATTACTACCAATGCAGGGGGGCATGTTACCGATGATATTCTTATCACGTATTATGGGGTACCAGTTTTGGACAGAGTAGACCTCCTAAATACCAATCTATCCTTAGATCCTGATATGAATAATGTCGAAGTTATTGTAGATGGTGACGGAGATTATGAATATGCTATCAATGAGGGCGAATTTCAAGACGACCCTATTTTCAACGATGTACCGCCAGGCGTAAATACCATTGTAATTAATGATAAAAATGGATGTGGAACTTCTGAGCCAGAAGAATTTTTAGTTCTAGGCTATCCTAAATTTTTCACCCCTAATGCAGACGGTGCTAATGATACTTGGAATGTTAGAGGTATTGAAACGTTAAGTAATGCTATCGTTTTTGTTTTTGATCGCTACGGGAAACTATTAGCTCAATTAGATTCTAATTCTGAATGGGATGGAACCTATAACGGCAAGTCAATGCCATCTTCCGATTATTGGTTTAGAATTGAATACCAACAGGACGAAGACGGCATACTGGTAGCTAAAAATACGAAAGCCAACTTCTCTCTAAAGAGATAA